A single window of Nakaseomyces glabratus chromosome G, complete sequence DNA harbors:
- a CDS encoding ubiquitin carboxyl-terminal hydrolase (CAGL0G02563g~Has domain(s) with predicted thiol-dependent ubiquitinyl hydrolase activity and role in protein deubiquitination, ubiquitin-dependent protein catabolic process), translating into MTADLVICNTEILKSLVSQVFETSIKKQYWVLTLCKVSQLLGQAAKYLDKTETLGQEKLLESSYMNYAAGCFYIYLLVPNANQFQLEDTEYGTYLQLKNNYLVKGEGDLTFQYLLDRVREKCRTSQTLEMNKNRNSGNFSVKLSQKANSCCDLSTVEDKSQNTSTDSSGSSLECSDSKSALAKSPIDIDHDSKQYTLPIIINAITEEQKLSVFGIRNMGNTCYMNSMLQCLFGSTQFRDLFLTDKFEMFKAETNSESLSIANDLSLLFKKMYQNGGCAIIPKSFMETCKRLRPDFKIPHCQQDTQEFLMFVLERLRVELANTSATVKDRSLIASRSNNRYLKKNKNYLRWYNEMISRNNLSPIDLLFRGDVESKLICKHCNESASTFSSFYILSLNIPKEKSSLFFKSKTIRLEDCINLFTRKEILTGENSWACPSCETKARYNVIDNDKTYQQKHTNIGKHSKFPRFFSHIEAGKTERNSGANKFSQLKYDNLENEQRHRQQKKSETILSVSFVSLPPILVIHLSRFCYDISKKNTSNISYPMSLTVETLDNSSVTYRLYGTINHIGSPRGGHYTALVNKEKNHFTDLELQKWVEFDDDLVFNRTDFFKSKTEINSITNNDAYVLFYERI; encoded by the coding sequence ATGACTGCTGATTTAGTTATTTGCAATACCGAAATACTCAAGTCTTTAGTATCACAAGTGTTCGAGACTAGCATCAAGAAGCAGTACTGGGTCTTGACGCTATGCAAAGTGTCTCAGTTGCTGGGACAAGCTGCGAAATATCTGGATAAGACAGAAACGCTCGGCCAGGAGAAGCTATTGGAGTCCTCATACATGAACTACGCTGCTGGATGCTTCTACATATACTTGTTAGTTCCAAATGCAAACCAATTTCAGCTGGAGGACACTGAATATGGCACCTACTTGCAACTTAAAAACAATTACCTAGTGAAAGGTGAAGGTGATTTGACATTTCAATACCTGTTGGACAGGGTTAGAGAGAAGTGCAGAACCAGCCAAACATTagaaatgaataaaaatagaaactcAGGAAACTTTAGTGTAAAGCTAAGTCAAAAGGCGAATTCATGTTGCGATCTTTCTACAGTGGAGGACAAATCGCAAAATACAAGTACTGATTCTTCAGGCTCTTCATTAGAGTGTTCAGATTCGAAATCTGCTCTAGCAAAGTCGCCCATAGATATCGATCATGATTCTAAACAGTATACATTACCGATTATCATTAACGCGATaacagaagaacaaaagtTATCTGTCTTTGGTATTCGAAATATGGGGAACACCTGTTACATGAATAGCATGCTACAATGTCTGTTTGGCAGCACACAATTTCGAGACCTATTCCTCACTGATAAATTTGAGATGTTCAAAGCAGAGACAAACTCTGAATCCTTATCAATTGCGAATGATTTAAGTCTGCTATTTAAGAAAATGTACCAAAACGGCGGCTGTGCCATCATACCGAAGTCCTTTATGGAAACATGCAAAAGACTAAGACCTGATTTCAAAATACCTCATTGTCAACAAGATACACAAGAATTCTTGATGTTTGTGTTAGAGAGATTACGAGTAGAACTTGCTAACACTTCTGCAACCGTTAAAGACCGTTCCCTTATAGCGTCAAGAAGCAACAATCgttatttgaaaaaaaataagaattATCTGCGTTGGTACAATGAAATGATTAGTAGGAATAATTTATCGCCAATTGATCTTTTATTTAGAGGTGATGTTGAGAGTAAGCTAATCTGTAAACACTGTAACGAATCAGCTAGTACTTTCTCCTCTTTTTATATCCTGTCTTTAAACATACCCAAGGAAAAATCTTCACTGTTCTTCAAGTCAAAAACCATAAGGCTTGAGGACTGTATAAACCTGTTcacaagaaaagaaatattaacTGGTGAAAATTCATGGGCCTGTCCTAGTTGCGAGACGAAAGCTAGATACAACGTTATAGATAATGATAAGACGTATCAACAAAAGCACACAAATATTGGAAAACACTCCAAATTTCCCagatttttttctcataTTGAAGCAGGTAAAACCGAGAGAAATTCCGGCGCTAATAAATTCTCTCAATTGAAATATGATAATTTAGAAAATGAACAAAGACACagacaacaaaaaaaatcagaaacAATATTGTCTGTAAgctttgtttctttgccCCCAATATTGGTGATCCATTTATCTCGATTTTGCTatgatatttcaaaaaaaaatacatcAAATATATCATATCCAATGAGCCTGACAGTAGAAACGTTAGATAATAGTTCAGTAACTTATAGACTTTATGGAACTATAAACCATATAGGTAGTCCTAGAGGTGGGCACTACACAGCATTGGTaaataaggaaaaaaatcattttACAGACTTAGAATTGCAGAAGTGGGTTGAGTTTGATGACGATTTGGTTTTTAACCGTACAgactttttcaaatcaaaaactgAAATAAACTCCATAACAAATAATGATGCATATGTATTATTTTATGAGCGCatttaa
- a CDS encoding uncharacterized protein (CAGL0G02541g~Ortholog(s) have cytoplasm, nucleus, peroxisomal importomer complex, ribosome localization) gives MPQTFIQQPFGLPDSDTGLSRNNSNSPSARDILLEKNVTNEQRYPRKDGYNYSHNISKTNTSINTNTNTTNLREKFSKIGKDTSRYNRTALHILDSLKKNKLLLQGQLQDKSSRRSSLEGENNFEVYTYQNPIDENKQNGEESASPKLMLSRSTSKVNDLNDSILVQFDDRSKLNSRRSSIFEPANVDMGINNDLASKEIGIDNVTKSISRLANSNDYVVSRSHNEEISQIAGNPRVKKYLSKRGALKGDSIDNKADQKLYMYGNGENRIESHTETGHFEQHAFGNCNDVVKGNPDINGYENIDDDDGQYPNEPEDCSNEFNNDDTDTTDTNQRKNNEESKDDEEEDEDQGNNSNSNDKANNSNKPTQALVQKLQDIYKNIVRQEVELQEKCAQLTSSQTTDLNSIWSIYRINVELVTNYVTFISTALLSSQSQYDLMIGQEIVETYRIGRRLWVYGTITFLDVLKNFSSFMDPEVCSQFITHVFISISTMLADIPTKYSIPWMQRLGDLSRMAIALYPSGFIDWKLSSEYWYNQALKYTYGYGKLYYHMSTIQQNTLEAFVNLGKSVFCQDTFIPSPQYMQLVIDNIYQRAFIERGSNNTRNSQLIEYLKHSEVMLLPNFIGNENLQKVVMTYFEHKFGTDLHDLNIFQPRDIFLQNPENLKYFFRHAPAFAESHILQTVGFGDSKNPFALLFDLPKFLKEKKDKKDRKKTKSSGEPTSNESVMSLDNISTDSLISSDQYFSNLESMQHPYLPPPRYDIWLKSLSYLNLTAVQCGVIVLRKFLHGPFVVALPHLMVWTYFIISVCLKSETLVDEESRYFWSSFMRRLLPLNSIVSFLNVLIAYALDNSYYSTLISSISEELDSMDLQELLTKFNNNEELPEVWKCWGTLWFDAITDKSNTDTNSYEKIGVSDHLFFDSPIDGIVFDSKDENGEKFWKRALRIIFLFKKIAETFDIGITLSHTAPVYCRRDDVELNHILGSFSFKIEQHLLNGNTVQVEIENCLGAIIEMTEMPNEVNITMDATPPMSLQENENIFEYTGYKRIAPELQNFDKNGELRSAANYTSWYSAQEIVPKSAASPENSVAGSSPGRSFQSQDVEENIFSVFTNEEENSTSLLDGLNLETTSFVLDATSWLRHSAHIYKLASNSFLVFSICLTTFQELRFLRKSKDENVMEAAARAIIIIRQLYSDGKVIPLRFTGNIATHIEEHLEFEEQITWRSHVDEFVIESISKAQKKFLQPFVQNPVDNDSRFFVLVSDDENMKRKAHEKEIRTFTTRFVFALCSEMGKGRLICTN, from the coding sequence ATGCCACAGACGTTTATACAACAGCCCTTTGGTCTACCTGACTCGGATACTGGCTTGTCTCGAAACAACTCTAACTCACCTTCGGCAAGGGATATTTTACTGGAAAAGAACGTTACCAATGAACAACGATATCCCAGGAAGGATGGCTACAACTATTCTCATAATATAAGCAAAACCAATACAAGCATCAATACCAACACCAACACTACAAATCTAAGGGAGAAATTTTCTAAGATTGGTAAGGATACTTCTAGGTATAACAGGACAGCTCTCCATATATTAGATagtttgaagaagaataaacTCCTGTTACAGGGTCAATTACAGGATAAATCATCACGCAGATCGAGCTTAGAAGGAGAAAATAACTTTGAAGTGTATACATATCAAAACCCAATAGATGAAAACAAACAGAATGGAGAAGAATCAGCCTCACCTAAATTAATGCTTAGCAGAAGTACCTCAAAAGTAAACGATCTCAATGACAGTATATTGGTACAGTTTGATGATAGGTCAAAGTTAAATAGTCGCAGatcttcaatatttgaACCAGCTAACGTGGATATGGGAATAAACAATGACTTAGCTTCTAAAGAAATAGGCATTGATAATGTTACGAAAAGCATATCTAGACTGGCCAATAGCAATGATTATGTAGTATCTAGATCTCATAATGAGGAAATATCTCAAATAGCAGGGAATCCGAgagtgaaaaaatatttatcaaagaGAGGTGCCTTGAAGGGCGACTCTATCGATAACAAGGCTGATCAAAAACTGTATATGTATGGGAATGGCGAAAATAGAATTGAGAGTCATACTGAGACAGGCCATTTTGAACAGCATGCATTTGGTAATTGTAATGACGTTGTAAAAGGAAACCCGGACATCAATGGctatgaaaatattgatgacgatgatggGCAATATCCTAATGAACCGGAGGATTGCTCAAACGAGTTTAATAATGACGACACAGACACTACAGATACTAATCAGAGGAaaaacaatgaagaaagtaaagacgatgaagaagaagatgaagaccAAGGAAATAATAGCAATAGCAATGATAAAGCTAACAATAGTAACAAACCTACACAAGCATTAGTACAAAAGTTACAAGACATTTATAAGAATATTGTTAGACAAGAAGTAGAACTACAGGAAAAATGTGCCCAGTTGACTTCATCCCAAACTACAGATCTTAACAGCATATGGTCAATTTACAGAATAAATGTTGAATTAGTTACTAACTATGTGACATTCATAAGCACAGCTCTTCTATCTTCTCAATCACAGTACGATCTTATGATCGGTCAGGAAATAGTAGAAACATATAGAATTGGTAGAAGATTATGGGTCTACGGGACAATTACATTCCTTGATGTATTAAAGAACTTTTCAAGCTTTATGGACCCTGAAGTTTGCTCACAATTTATAACTCACGTCTTCATATCTATATCTACAATGCTTGCTGACATCCcaacaaaatattcaatCCCTTGGATGCAAAGATTGGGTGATCTTTCAAGAATGGCAATAGCACTATATCCATCAGGATTCATTGATTGGAAGCTAAGTTCGGAATACTGGTATAACCAAGCCCTAAAGTACACATATGGATACGgaaaattatattatcaTATGTCTACAATACAACAAAATACATTAGAGGCTTTCGTGAATTTAGGGAAAAGTGTATTCTGTCAAGATACCTTTATACCATCTCCTCAGTATATGCAGTTGGTTATCGACAATATTTATCAACGTGCATTCATTGAAAGAGGTAGCAATAATACAAGAAATTCGCAGCTAATTGAGTATTTGAAACATAGTGAGGTGATGCTGCTTCCTAATTTTATAGGCAACGAGAATCTTCAAAAAGTTGTAATGACATACTTTGAGCATAAATTTGGTACAGATCTGCATGATTTGAACATTTTTCAACCACGAGATATATTTTTACAGAATCCGGAGAAcctgaaatatttttttaggCATGCTCCTGCATTTGCTGAATCACATATACTCCAAACTGTAGGTTTCGGTGATTCAAAAAATCCTTTTGCTTTACTCTTTGATTTGCCTAAATTCctgaaagagaagaaggatAAAAAAGATAGGAAGAAAACTAAAAGCAGTGGTGAACCAACTTCTAATGAATCTGTGATGAGTTTAGACAATATTTCAACAGATTCATTGATCTCCTCAGATCAATATTTCAGCAATTTGGAGTCTATGCAACATCCATACCTCCCACCTCCAAGATATGACATCTGGCTAAAATCTCTCTCATATCTTAATTTAACTGCTGTTCAATGCGGCGTTATTGTTttaagaaaatttttgcaTGGGCCTTTTGTAGTTGCTTTACCACATTTGATGGTGTGGACATATTTTATCATATCAGTCTGTTTGAAATCGGAAACTTTGGTAGATGAAGAGAGCAGGTATTTCTGGAGCTCATTTATGCGGAGATTACTACCATTGAATAGTATTGTGAGTTTTTTAAATGTCCTGATTGCATATGCATTAGATAACTCATACTATTCTACTTTGATAAGTTCGATTAGTGAAGAACTGGACTCAATGGATCTACAAGAACTTTTGACTAAGTTTAACAACAATGAAGAGTTACCCGAGGTTTGGAAATGTTGGGGTACACTTTGGTTTGATGCTATTACCGATAAGAGCAACACTGATACAAACAGCTATGAAAAGATTGGTGTATCTgatcatttattttttgattccCCAATAGATGGAATTGTTTTCGATTCAAAAGACGAAAATGGGGAAAAGTTCTGGAAAAGGGCATTGCGAATAATTTTTCTGTTCAAGAAGATCGCAGAAACGTTTGACATTGGAATAACGCTAAGTCATACCGCTCCTGTCTATTGTAGACGTGATGACGTTGAGTTAAATCACATTTTAGGCTCATTTTCCTTCAAGATCGAACAACACTTGTTAAATGGTAATACCGTCCaagttgaaattgaaaactgTCTTGGGGCGATCATAGAAATGACTGAAATGCCCAATGAAGTTAACATTACAATGGACGCAACACCACCAATGAGCCTTCAAGAGAATGAAAacatatttgaatatacCGGTTATAAAAGAATTGCCCCAGaacttcaaaattttgataaaaatgGTGAATTAAGAAGTGCAGCAAACTATACATCGTGGTATTCTGCTCAGGAGATAGTACCTAAATCTGCTGCCTCACCAGAAAATAGTGTTGCTGGCAGCTCACCAGGTAGATCTTTCCAATCACAAGATGTTGaggaaaatatattttctgtattcactaatgaagaagaaaattcaACCTCCTTATTAGATGGATTGAATCTGGAAACGACTTCCTTTGTATTAGATGCTACTTCTTGGCTCAGACACTCTGCGCATATTTATAAGCTTGCAAGCAACAGCTTTTTGgtcttttcaatttgtttGACAACTTTCCAGGAATTGCGCTTTTTGCGAAAATCTAAGGACGAAAATGTAATGGAGGCCGCTGCTAGAGcaattattataataagACAGCTATATAGTGATGGCAAGGTTATTCCGTTAAGATTTACTGGAAATATTGCCACACATATCGAAGAGCATTTAGAATTCGAAGAGCAGATAACATGGAGATCCCATGTGGATGAATTTGTTATCGAATCAATAAGTAAAGCTCAAAAGAAGTTCTTGCAACCATTTGTACAGAATCCTGTTGACAACGATTCAAGATTTTTTGTACTAGTcagtgatgatgaaaacatgaaaagaaaggctcacgaaaaagaaataagaaCGTTTACTACTAGATTTGTTTTTGCATTATGTAGTGAAATGGGGAAAGGAAGATTAATTTGTACCAACTAA